The window CCATTATTGACTTGATCGAGCAAGGTGCAAAAAACATCTTAATTGATGGCACCCAACTTGACTACATATCTTCTGCTGGCTTGGGGGTATTTATGTCATACATTGAAGATTTTGAAGAAAAAAATATAGCCCTAATAATCTTTGGACTAAACGAAAAAGTCTATCAAGTATTCAAAATCCTAGGTTTAGACCATCTCATAAATATCAAATCAAAAAAAGTCGAGGCGGTACAAGAAATAGAATGAGGCACGAATTAAAACTATATTGTGACACTACTAGACTTGCTGATCTAAGAATTTTTTTGTCTGAGATCCTACAAAGTACTTCTCTAAGCGAAATTGAGCAACATCAAGTCACCTTAGCTGTGGATGAAGTGTGCGCGAACCTTATCATCCATTCTCATGGCTGCAATGTAGAAGAATTTATACAAATAGGAGTTGAAAAAGATGCCGGAATACTTAAAATTGAAATAAGAGATTCAGGAGAAGG is drawn from Belliella baltica DSM 15883 and contains these coding sequences:
- a CDS encoding STAS domain-containing protein, with product MLKIETTKETNYHLLQLIGEVDASNSVELDEAIIDLIEQGAKNILIDGTQLDYISSAGLGVFMSYIEDFEEKNIALIIFGLNEKVYQVFKILGLDHLINIKSKKVEAVQEIE
- a CDS encoding ATP-binding protein is translated as MRHELKLYCDTTRLADLRIFLSEILQSTSLSEIEQHQVTLAVDEVCANLIIHSHGCNVEEFIQIGVEKDAGILKIEIRDSGEGFNITEYREPEITHVKKAKRKGGLGIILVKKIMDKIEFESSGKQNTCRLFKNLKSK